Part of the Hemicordylus capensis ecotype Gifberg chromosome 7, rHemCap1.1.pri, whole genome shotgun sequence genome, TCTCCTTCAGGATCTTCATGCTCTCAGCGTAGCGCAGCTGGTTCTTGTGCGAGGCCTCTTTCCACCTGTGGATGGGAGAGGGCACATGGCAAGCACAGCCACACGCCTTggcacaggggcggagccaccactgtgcaaacgggttcaaagaacccgggccgctgcgcTCAGAGGCCACGGTTTGTGCCCCGGCCACACCTCCtccgtctgacatcagacacagggggcgtagCTGGGTGGGGGCCACCAGCGGCTTCCCTACACACCTGCCTTGGCATTACACTGCCCTTCATGTCCCCCAATAGCCTTCTGCCTTGTATACTGCATAGGCATCACTGCCACACACCTGCAGCCCGTGTCACCTGTTCCTGCCACCTACCTCTGTCGGATCTTCTTCCACCGCTCCATGTTCTTGTAGATAAGGGAGGACATGGATGGCACGGCCTCGGCAGCCTGTGAGGAAGAGCAGGCATCAGCACATGGCTGCCTCCAAAGCCCTGCAGGGCTAAAACCACACCTGAGAAACAGACAGACTCCAAAAAACGACCCAAACTGCTTCATCAGCAGCTAAGCCAGCATATAAATCCCACGGTTGGGAAGGGATGCAGAGCCAACCTTGCGGTAGCGGTATGAGTCTTCATGGGAGCACTGCCTgcagtgagatattccccttaggggatgaggctgcggctcagtggtagagcatctccttgcatgcagaaggtcccaagtacctcctgcctgaaacccacggagagctgctgacagtcagtgtagacaatactgagctagagggactcggtatacagcagcttcctaggttcctctttTGGAGAGCTGCAACAGCAGGTCAGGGCACTAGAGATCCCTACCCAAGaaccatctgccccaaagaacattcAGCACTATCACCCAGGACATCTCTCCTCCTGGGTCATAAGCTCGCGTTGATTAAGTCCCTGCCCTTTGTACACACCTCCTGAAGCTACTATGATCTCTCCTCCCCTCAAAGATCTCTCCTCAAAGATCTAAACACCGTGGAGGGGCGTTCATGAGGGTGGGGACAGGTGTTCCGTCTCGGACATGGGCAGCTCAGATGGGCATGGGCAGCCATGGAGGCCTGGGCACGGACAGGCTCCGCTTGGATGTGGGCAGCTCGGATGGGCGTTCCCTCTCATTCACCACAGTTATCTGATGAGCtgatcccctcctcctcctcctcctcctcaatgatCCCAGCCCCCTCCTCTTCACCCAGGacatctctcctccccctcccccagcctcccctcctcccccaaagAACATTCAGCACTATCACTGTATAGGAGAAACTAGTTACTCACAGGGGCTCCATTACTCACCTACTGCCgtgagtaacgaggcattaggGCTACGGAGAAagcggggttaggttccagagtgGAGGGGGAAATTTTAAAGTGCCAAAAATGGTCCCTAAATGGCCCAgaacttactgtggcatgctctgtgggtccccaatgtgcccaggaatgccctccaaagggCAAAATCCCCCCTAAAGCCACAAAAAAGCATGGGGAAAGGTTCCAAggttgggcttctcagaggcacctggtgggccagtgtgcgaaacaggatgatggaccagataggccttgggcctgatccagcagggctgttcttatgtcatgaAGATAACTGTCATGTGAGAGGTTGTCTTTACATGAGGTGAAGTGAGATTGTCGCCTcgagcagcagattattggggtggcaaaatgttccctgctgccactgccgccatcaccaccaccagagaACTAATTGGGACCAAtccgacccttgcaagctttgccaggAGCGCGTCTCCTCACATAAGCTCTCAAGAAGCCAGAGAAGAGTATCAGGGGCTGCTGGCATCCTCCCCACATCTCTATTGGAGCTTGCAAGGgtccattttgaaagggggctggcccacaTCAGGTGTGgggggcaaggcaacatttggcaccttgcctcggGCACTACAGTCCCCTGGGCCATGAGGCAGAGCAAGCACTGCCAGAACAACAGGCCAAGTTTCCGTGAAAAACAAACCCTTCCAGTTCTGACCCAAGAGAGGCTTCGAGGCAACTGTGATCCGGCACCACAGACCAcccactctcccctccctgccacagcTGAAGTACGTTCTGACCTTGTCCACTACGACTTTCGCCTCCTCAGGCTCTAGTGGAGATGGGATGCGGAGATTAACCGTTTCCCCCGAGGCGTTTGTGTGGCAGGGCGTTGGAGGGGGCAGTTTGCACACATCTTGGCTTTTCCCATTCAGTCCTTCGGCCCCCTAGAATCAAACACATTTGGGAAGATAAGACTCAGTTTCAATCTCAGCTCAGTCACAAACTCTGGAAGTTATAGGTTTCCTTTATTCTCGCTTGTATATCCTGTCCTGCTTCTAAAGTGCTCCGAGTGGTAGAcgtggaggtcattcacacaatcgagaactgtgttctacccagatttgggagctgtgtgtgtgtgtgttcctgatttttggttgtgtagaagcaaggtaagaggagaaccTCAGTCGAAgtgttgtatggaagcaaggtaggtggaaaagctacccaggttttcctcctcccttgcttccacacaatcacttctacccaggttttcctcctaccgtggttccacacaacccaaaattagTAGCACACAgcgctcccaaacccgggtagaacacaggtctcgattgtgtgaatgacctcatgggcACACACCTCACAAGATGATGGTTGTGAAGAGAAGTTAGGTCAAGAGAAATTGGCCCCAAGATACCCAGTGATTTTCCTGAGGGGAATTTGATCCTGGATCTCTCTGGCCCAGGTCTAACCACTGCACTGTGCCAGCACGGCAAGCTGTTATAGCAGATATGAAAGCACAGCAATTAAAGGCTTGAGCTGTGTGCCTGAAATCCCTGGTTCGATTCCAGACCTGACGACAACACTCAGGATGTGCCTAATCAGATCACTTGTCAACCTCAGCTATCCCCACCAATGGGGATAATTCTGTCAGCCTACCTTCCAagactgttgtaaggattatcAAGGTAACATATGAAGAGTTTTTGAACCCTCAGGCAAGAGGTTCTATGAAAATAATTCAGTATTAGCAGAGCTTAGCCTTGGTTATCCTTCTAAAAAGCCCCATGGCATCCTTTCCAGCTGGGGCCCCTCCTGGTTAGTACCTCCTCATCCTCTGGcagggtgggcagggcagggctgggcgGTTGTTCCTGCTCCCGCACCATGGGACTGTTCCGCATCCAGGCCCGGCAGATGGGGTACAGCGGGGTGCTCTCGGAGAACTGTGCTAGATCCACACTCCGGTCAAACAGCTTGATGACATAGGTGTCTGAGGGAGACAGGAAGGAAAGCTGATCAAGATGGAGGCCCAAAAGGCTTTCCAGAAATCTCCTCCTCCAAGCAACCCAGTTCCTGGAGGGAAAAGAGAAACAATACGAGGGCTCAATTCCTTTTCCCAGTTGAGCCTGCTGGCTCAGAGACAACAACACTGGAACACAGCCAGGATGGCTTCAAAATATAAGGCCTCACAAACTTTACTGGGTCACGCCGAAAGTGCACCCGCTCTGACATCACTAGAAGACATCCTGATGGGCTGTCAGGCATCCCTTGTGTGAGGGGGCGTTCACCTGAATCGCCCCTCTAAATGCTctccaaaaccctggagagctctaAAATAGCATGGCAGGATGTGCTCCTGTAACGTCAGAGGACATGCACTCTTGGGACAACTCCGTCCCGATTGTGTGTTCTGGCTGATGTTTGTACGAATCTGCCTTAAAGACGACCAAGGAAGTAGCACACCTTCCCTAAAGGCTTTCAAGGCTGGAGCATTTTGTTTCAGAAAAG contains:
- the LIN37 gene encoding protein lin-37 homolog, whose protein sequence is MLHTKVKTEKPDLETANARNRLDAVLQCLLEKNDVDREQMEEDSGKSSSDALNKDCSPTATGKRPSARFSHHRRKKRKETDDGLAESGQQKQNTYVIKLFDRSVDLAQFSESTPLYPICRAWMRNSPMVREQEQPPSPALPTLPEDEEGAEGLNGKSQDVCKLPPPTPCHTNASGETVNLRIPSPLEPEEAKVVVDKAAEAVPSMSSLIYKNMERWKKIRQRWKEASHKNQLRYAESMKILKEMYERQ